One Aquarana catesbeiana isolate 2022-GZ unplaced genomic scaffold, ASM4218655v1 unanchor229, whole genome shotgun sequence DNA segment encodes these proteins:
- the LOC141121763 gene encoding uncharacterized protein — translation MEEWEYLEGHKDLYKDVMMENQPPLTSPDGSSNGNPPGRCPRPLYSRDSTQEDHTIPHHHQRGNLKDDNIDVKEEYKEEDEEYGVMEELSEGHKDKMEPPNNRNPPERCPHPLYSTQEDHTIPHCYKSGDPIDIEFEVKSEEEERYVRDDQQSMEEDGITGTFIEEDTPTEISTVDGREMRKTSEDSLTLSPDCKLEDEDITQYSPGENLATSNVHPATHSVDEPSYSSYPEEPQTMRDGAVLPTEKGFSCTECGKCFRFKSKLNEHKRSHTGEKPYSCPECRKCFSRKSSLSTHQRSHTGEKPYSCPECGKCFSQKSILYRHQRSHTGEKSYSCPECGNCFSQKSILSIHQRSHTGEKPYSCPECGKCFSVKSDLYRHQRSHTGEKLYSCLECGKCFSVKSDLYIHQRSHTGEKPYSCPECGKCFSRKSSLSIHERSHTGEKPYSCPECRKCFSQKSILSIHQRSHTGEKPYSCPECGKCFSQKSILSTHQRSHTGEKPYSCPECGKCFSVNSSLSTHQRSHTREKPFSCTECGKCFSFKFNPNVHKRSHTGEKPYSCPECGKCFSQKPHLHTHQRSHTGEKPYSCPECRKCFSMKSEVHTHQRSHTGEKPHSCPECGKYFSQKSHLHRHQRSHTGEKPYSCPECGKCSSIKSQLHTHQRSHTGEKPYSCPECEKCFSMKSQLHTHQRSHTGEKPYSCSECRKCFSDKSNLYKHQRSHAGDKPYSCPECGKCFHFESGLNVHIRSHTGEKPCSCPECGKCFSVKSHLYRHQRSHMGEKPYSCPECSKCFSQKSHLHIHQRSHTGEKPYSCLECRKCFHFESGLNVHIRSHTGEKPYSCPECGKCFSVKSNLYKHQKSHTG, via the exons atggaggagtgggagtatttagaaggacacaaggatctctacaaggacgtcatgatggagaatcagccgcccctcacatcaccag atggatccagtaatgggaacccaccagggagatgtccccgtcctctgtattcccgggattccacacaggaagatcacaccatccctcaccatcatcag CGTGGAAATCTCaaggatgataatattgatgttaaagaagagtataaagaggaggatgaggagtatggagtgatggaggagttatcagaaggacacaaggataagatggagccaccaaataacaggaacccaccagagagatgtcctcatcctctgtattccacacaggaagatcacaccatccctcactgttacaag agtggagatccaattgatatagaatttgaggttaaatcagaagaagaagagaggtatgtgagggatgatcagcagtctatggaggaggatggaataacagggacatttatagaggaggacactcctacagagatcagcacag tagatggacgggagatgaggaaaacctcagaggattctctcactttgtctccagactgtaaattAGAAGATGAGGACATTACACAGTATAGTCCAGGTGAAAACctggctacctcaaatgtccatccggcaacACACAGTGTAGAtgaaccatcgtattcctcttatcctgaggaacctcagactatgagggacggtgccgtccttccaacagagaagggcttttcctgtactgagtgcggaaagtgtttccgttttaaatcCAAGCTTAAtgagcataaaagatctcacacaggggagaagccgtattcctgtcctgagtgcaggaaatgcttttcacggaagtccagtctttccacacatcagagatctcacacaggagagaagccgtattcctgtcctgagtgcgggaaatgtttttcacagaagtccattctttatagacatcagagatctcacacgggggagaagtcgtattcctgtcctgagtgtgggaactgtttttcacagaagtccattctttccatacatcagagatctcacacgggggagaagccgtattcctgtcctgagtgtgggaaatgtttttcagtgaagtctgaTCTttatagacatcagagatctcacacaggggagaagttgtattcctgtcttgagtgcgggaaatgtttttcagtgaaatccgatctttacatacatcagaggtctcacacgggggagaagccatattcctgtcctgagtgtgggaaatgtttttcacggaagtccagtctttccatacatgagagatctcacactggggagaagccgtattcctgtcctgagtgtaggaaatgtttttcacagaagtccattcTTTCCATACATCagcgatctcacacgggggagaagccgtattcctgtcctgagtgcgggaaatgtttttcacagaagtccattctttccacacatcagagatctcacacaggggagaagccgtattcctgtcctgagtgcgggaaatgtttttcagtgaactctagtctttccacacatcagagatctcacacaagggagaagcc gttttcctgtactgagtgcgggaagtgtttcagttTTAAATTCAATCCTAATGTTCATAAAAGatcccacacaggggagaagccatattcctgtcctgagtgtgggaaatgtttttcacagaagccccatcttcacacacatcagagatctcacacaggggagaagccgtattcctgtcctgagtgcaggaaatgtttttcaatgaagtccgaggttcacacacatcagagatctcacacaggggagaagccgcattcctgtcctgagtgcgggaaatatttttcacagaagtcccatcttcacagacatcagagatctcacaccggggagaagccgtattcctgtcctgagtgcgggaaatgttcttCAATAAAGTCCCAGcttcacacacatcagagatctcacacgggggagaagccgtattcctgtcctgagtgtgagaaatgtttttcaatgaagtcccagcttcacacacatcagagatctcacacgggggaaaagccatattcctgttctgagtgtaggaaatgtttttcagacaaatcCAATCTTTACAAACACCAGAGATCTCACGCGGGGgacaagccgtattcctgtcctgagtgcgggaaatgtttccattTTGAATCCGGTCTTAATGTGCATATAAGAtcacacacaggagagaagccatgttcctgtcctgagtgtgggaaatgtttttcagtgaagtcccatctttacagacatcagagatctcacatgggggagaagccgtattcctgtcctgagtgcagcaaatgtttttcacagaagtcccatcttcacatacatcagagatctcacacaggggagaagccgtattcctgtcttgagtgcaggaaatgtttccaTTTTGAATCCGGTCTtaatgtgcatataagatctcacacaggagagaagccatattcctgtcctgagtgtgggaaatgtttttcagtgaagtccaatctttacaaacatcagaaatctcacacggggtga